The Stegostoma tigrinum isolate sSteTig4 chromosome 9, sSteTig4.hap1, whole genome shotgun sequence genome includes a region encoding these proteins:
- the mrpl57 gene encoding large ribosomal subunit protein mL63 codes for MFLTAFLLRKGIPGKQWIGKYRRPRQITWQMKRNVIKRLEIERETEYWLSRPWMTVEQERGHAAQRRAERWEAFKNAKSANFPESKYIEEHLNHLNVTKKWGM; via the coding sequence ATGTTTCTTACGGCATTTCTGCTTCGGAAAGGAATTCCAGGCAAACAGTGGATAGGAAAATACAGACGCCCTAGACAAATTACCTGGCAAATGAAGCGTAATGTAATTAAAAGGCTGGAAATCGAAAGGGAGACAGAGTACTGGCTGAGCCGCCCCTGGATGACTGTAGAGCAGGAAAGGGGTCATGCAGCACAACGCAGAGCTGAACGTTGGGAGGCTTTCAAGAATGCCAAATCTGCAAACTTCCCTGAATCCAAATATATTGAAGAACATTTAAATCACTTGAATGTAACCAAAAAGTGGGGCATGTGA